A window from Plectropomus leopardus isolate mb chromosome 3, YSFRI_Pleo_2.0, whole genome shotgun sequence encodes these proteins:
- the LOC121941185 gene encoding 14 kDa phosphohistidine phosphatase-like: MLSVVGRPLGSLRVSGALTKATVAMADALAKIPVVEIDPEGTFKYILVRVKVKDGDVHKDIVRGTKSAEYHNHIFEKVSPAMEALGMESKCLGGGKIEHNSQEKKLRVFGESTAFGKADHSVSAEKLKSAYGDYEVTWSDDKK; the protein is encoded by the exons ATGTTGTCGGTCGTCGGTAGACCTCTTGGCAGTCTGAGGGTTTCCGGTGCTCTGACTAAAGCCACAGTCGCTATGGCAGACGCTCTGGCTAAAATCCCCGTTGTAGAGATTGATCCAGAGGGAACCTTTAAGTACATTCTGGTCAGAGTGAAAGTGAAAGATGGCGATGTGCATAAAGACATAGTCCGAGGCACAAAAAGTGCAGAGTATCACA ATCATATATTTGAGAAAGTCAGTCCAGCCATGGAGGCCTTGGGGATGGAGAGTAAATGCCTCGGAGGAGGGAAGATTGAGCACAACAGCCAAGAGAAAAAACTAAGGGTGTTTGGAGAATCAACT GCATTTGGGAAAGCAGACCATTCTGTGTCTGCAGAGAAGCTGAAGAGTGCCTATGGCGACTATGAAGTCACCTGGTCTGACGACAAAAAATAG